The sequence AACTGtagcatgaaataaaagaatacaGAATTGTTGTACATGCTTAACTTTTGTATAAAATTAGCATATTAATGTTCACACATACGAATACGTTGTCCTTAGCTCGTCAACACACAGTTtcgtttttaaacaaataaactaatgacgttctactgtttttaaataaacatttattattataaatcaCAATTGCACATATTCATACCTCATTCTGCTTTCCAAGGGCGCTATTTTAACgattttctttagctttcttCAGGATCTAACGCTGACTCATCACGCTTAGCAAGAACAGGAAGTGCAGAACCACAAAACACACGAAGAAGAAGTCTAGcgttattcaaaataaaagcacaaattaacCACAAGGTGTCACTGTTTGACTAATGAACAAGAAGgagaattttaacatttagtaGCCATTTACACTCCCACCAAATCCTGTCACAATGAAAGAACAAAGTAACATATAAAGGGTAAATCAATTGAACAGGATTTCCTGACTCTACTAAATGAATATGTTTGCATAAACTATCAGGAAGTAAATGAACTGTACAAAAGTTGTTCTTCTGTTCTCATTAATTTTCCAAAAGAAGAACCAATTTCTGGATTGGCCTCTCAATAACTGAGGGTTTAGAAGAGGAATTTGACTTTCGCTCTCCAACTTGAACTTTGACTCGACGGACCAAGCCATCACTGCCTTGAACAGTTTCAACCACTCGACCTAGTTGCCACTGATTCCTTGGAAGGTTATCATCTTTGATAATGACAATGTCCTCTTTTTTCAGGTTGCGCTGAGCTGAGTGCCATTTCTGTCTCATggaaatgttcaataaatattCTCTTTTCCAGCGACTCCAGAATTGTTCAATGAGATACTGGACTCTCCTCCACCTCTTTGTGGCATATAGGTCCTCTTTGACAAACACTCCAGGGGGAGGAAGAGCAATCTTAGATTTCATCATAATGAGATGGTTCGGTGTTATGGGCTCCAATGCTTGAGGATCATTGATTCCATCCACTGTTAATGGGCTGTTGACAATAGCCATGGCCTCATATAGCAATGTCCTGAGGGAGGCGTCATCAAGTCGGCCTGAGCACTGTGCAAAGGTAGCATTCAACACgtttctgatggttctgatctGTCTTTCCCAGATACCACCTGCATGACTGGCAGAGGGGgaattgaaaacaaattcacactGTTTATCAGTCAAGAAAACTTCTAGTAACTTGGTGTCACATTGTTTCAGTGCTTGTGTGAACTCATTCTTGGCACCAACAAAATTAGAGCCTTGATCACAGTGCAGTTGTCGCAGCTCCTCTAATGCTTATAAAGCATCTCAGTGCATTTATGAATGAGTCAGTCGACAGATCTTCAAGCATTTCGATATGGACAGCTCTAGAGTAGAGACATGTGAAAATTAGGCCATATCTTTTGCACTCTTTGCGGGCTTTCTTCACAATGAAAGGGCCAAAACAATCCATGCCACTATATGTGAAAGGTGCAGAGGATTCGACGCGTTCTTTAGGAAGGTCAGCCattctctgcttttctgttgGCCTCCTAAGttttctgcaaaacacacaatcGCGTATCAGCTTGGCCACCAACTTACTCCCACCAATGACCCAGAATCCATTGGTTCTAAGCTCCATTTGTGTCTGGCCTCGACCCTGATGGCATGTCTTAGCATGGTAGTGGGACACAATCAGCTTAGTAATATGACTGTTGCTGGGTAGTATCACTGGGTGCTTGACTTTAAGACAGAGAGATGACTGCTTTAATCTCCCACCCACACGGAGAAGCCCTTCAGACCAGATaggatcaaaactgaaaaagcgCTGGTGTTTGGAATGTTCTTTTCACCTTCAAGCATCTTTATCTCATTTGGGAAGGCTTGTTGTTGTACAATCTTAATCACTGTTTCAGCAGCCTTTTCACGCTCTTCAACAGTCACATGTTCACTATGTCGTTGCTTTGAACCCAGTCTCTTGATTCTTGCAACCACCTTTAGAAGTGTTGTCCAAGAGGAAAACCGATTCAGGCGTTTGAGGATGTCATTACTGTCTTTGACTTCAGTTACAAGCACCTGAATTGTCTTTACTTCAGGATCACCGACAAGTAATTCTGTTGAATTGCTGGGTGTTAGGTGTAACTCATGCTCCCAAAGAAACCTCGGTCCTTGCAGCCAGTTTGTCGAATGAATATCTGAAGCACAAAGACCTCTGGATGCATAATCCGCAGGGTTTTCTGAGGTTTCAACATAATGCCACTGATTAGGATCACTGTTATTTCTAATCAGTTGAACGCGGTTGGCAACAAATATGTGGAACCTCGAGCATCATTATTGATGTACCCTAGTACAACTCGTGAGTCAGTCCAGAAAAATTCTTGATCAATCTTCAGGTCAAGTTCACATTTTAGCATAACACTGACCTTTGTAGAAaccactgctgctgctagttCTAATCTTGGGATACTTGTGACCTTTGAGGGAGCAACCCTTGCCTTTGCTATCACAAGACTGCAATGGACTTCATCTTTGTCATTTATGTACCTCAGGTAAGAACATGCACCATATCCTACACAACTGGCATCAGAAAAATGGTGCAGCTCTACTCTGACAATGTTGTGGAAGTCAGGGGGGTGATAACATCTTGGAATCGAGATCTCTTTCAATTTCAGTAGATCGTTTATCCATTTCTCCCACCGTGGCTTTATATCTTCTGGGAGAGGATCGTCCCATCCTATGCCTCTGTGACAAAGCTCTTGAAGGATAAGTTTTCCACTAAGGCTGAATGGAGCAATGAATCCAAGAGGGTCATAAAGTGAAGCAACGATGGACAAGCAGCTACGGCGGGTTGAAGGTTGATCTTTTAAGCTGATGTTAAAAACGAAGGTGTCGTTCTTTATCAACCACTGAATGCCGAGTGCACGCTCTGATGAGGCTGGATCCAAACCACGGGGCTCGATGGCTGCTGCTACTTCCGAAGGATCCAAGCAGGCGAGAGCAGCTTCCTTGTTTGAGTTGAATTTATGAAGCCGTAAGCCTCCTTTTTTACACAACTCTTGTGACTCAATGATCAGTTTCTTGGCTTCCTCAACTGATGGCACACTAACTAAGCCATCATCCACataaaagtttttctcaataaatgtgGCTGCTTGAGGATAGTTAGTCTTGTGTTGCTGTGCCAGATGTTTTAACCCAAAATTAGCACATCCTGGAGATGATGCAGCTCCAAAGAGATGAACTGCCATTCTGTACTCCTGTGGTTCTTTCTCCAAATCTCCACCTTTCCACCAGAGGAATTTAAGATAATTTCTGGATTCAGGAGTGACAGAAAATTGGTAAAACATTCTTTCTATGTCACAAATTATTGCTATGGTCTCTTTCCTGAAGCGACATAGCACTCCTAACAAAGGATTGATTAAATCAGGCCCAGTGAGCAATGTGTCGTTAAGAGAAACACCATGGAATTTGGCtgaacagtcaaaaacaactCTCAGCTTATCTGGTTTTCTGGGATGGTAGATGCCATGATGTGGAAGGTACCACTCTGTTTCTCCCTCAGATATTGTAGGGGCAGGCTCTGCATCACCCTTATTTATGGTTTCTTCCATGAATGTTTTGTATTGTTCATAGTAGTGTTTGTTGGcctttaattttttcttaagACACTGCAGGCGAACTTGGGCTAGTCTTTTGTTGTTCGGTAGATTAGGCGGATTGCTGCCTTTGAATGGGAGAGGCATTTCATAATGCCCGTCATCCTTCTGTGTGATGTTGTTACTGAGAAACTGTATAAAATTAACATCATCTTGGGACACATATTTATCTTCGTAGCTTCTCTCCATGAAATCCGATTCTAAGGTCTTTAAAATGTCAGTCGCTGATGGGATTGGTAGCTCCTTTACTGAGAGTCGATGCACAAAGCTTTGACTTCCTTGTCTGTCTAGGTGGGGATTTGATGAGCCTATTATACTCCATCCTAGTTCTGATCTTTGTGCAAAGGGTTGGTTTTGGTCACCTGTTATAACTTCAAGTGGAGCTAAAGCAGCTGGACAGTCGTATCCAATGAGAAGCCCTACATCACAGTCTTGAACGGGTGGTAACTTATCTGCCAAGTTTCTGAGATGAGGCCACATTAATGCAGTTTCTTTCGTTGGGATGTACGACTTGTCCACTGGGATAAAATCTCTGCTGTAAGCTTGATGTAGTTGGATGCGACTCTCAGAGTTAAGTCCTCGAACTTGTAGACCATGAACACTCTTGCTGGAAATGATTGTGTCGACAGCAGTCATAGTACTGAGCTTCAGCTTTGTTGGATGAGAATCCACATTCAGTCTGTCAATGACATCTTCTAACACAAATGTTGAGTCACTTTGTGTGTCCAGCATTGCATATGTTAGTATTTCTCTATGTGGCTCTTGTAGTGAAGACACAAGTACTGGTACAATACTGGTGGTGGCAGAAGTATGCTGTGTTGATGTATGGGACACAACTCTGTGTGTTTCTTGGCTTGAAGGTGGTTCTGTGGAAGTGGAGCTATTTGTTGTTGTCTCCACaggtttttccttcctctcttcatGTAAGCAGGTTGGATGACGACGTCTGCATATATTGCATGTGTGTCGTCTCTTACAATCCTTGGTCACATGACCTCTTCTCAGGCAACCAAAGCAGAGCCGATTTTCATGTATGAATGTCCTTTTATCTTCAACACTCTTTGAAGCAAAAGCGGGACACCTGGTGATGCCATGGTCCTCACTTTTACAAACATAGCACAGTGATTTTGGTTTACAGCTATTTGTATCTTGTGCCCCATGACTGAAACCtttttgttgtgcatttgtgttGAAAGTTTTGGCTCTCTTTGGGGTTCTGTCATCTGCAAACTTGAAATTGCCCAACAGGGGTGAGGCGATGGGATTACACGCTATTTTTGCCTCTTTGCTCAAAAACTCTGTGAAGCATTTAAAATCTGGATAATCACCTGATTCATCAAGTTCATCCACTACTATTCGACTCCACTTGCGAACAATCCATTCAGGTAATTTTTTGAGCAACTTATGGTTTTCTTCACAGTCATTGAGGATAGCTAATCCCTTGACATGTGGAATTGCTTCTTTACAGCCTTGGAGGAAGTCAGAAAACTCACGTAGTGCAAGTGAGTCATTTGCATTGATCTTTGGCCATCTTGCAAGCTTGTCACGAAAAGCTTTCTGTATAATGAAAGCGTTGCCATATCTGTCCTGTAAGACTTTCCAAGCACCAATGTATGCACTTTCTGAGTCACGGTAGAAGAAACCTTCAACAGCTTTATGCTTCTCCAGCAAGATAGTTTCTGAGATAAAACATCTTCTCACTAGCTGGGAGGGGCTTTCTGTCAATAAGAGTCATAAATGACATTTTCCAATCAGTAAACCTTAAAGGATCTCCACTGAATACTGTGGGTTCAGGGACTGGTAAGCGACTCATGCTTAATGAGCTGGCAATTGCTTCAGCTAGATTGGATGTCTCTGGATTTGTTGTCACCTCTGGAGCTGATTGGTAAGGCTGGAAAAATGCAGCATCTGGATTTAAGCAGGGTTTATCTCTAGAGAAGACAGGGTTAGTTCTGTAATTAAGATCTTCAACTTCTTCAACATTGCTTACACAGCGTTCAAATTCATCGTATGCTCTCACACGAGCTGCTGCTACAGCTagttccttttcttcttttaaccGCTGCAGTTTTGCTCTTTCTTGATCCAGTTGTTGTTGCATTTCCACttctttttgcttcatttctgaCAGCATCTTTGACTCTTTAAGTTTCCATTCGTTTTCTAATTTTTGGAGCTGTGCTTGTTgtgcttgaatttcttttgtgGCCTTTGATTGTTCCACTTTAGCAGCAAGCTCTGCTTGTGCATCTGCTTTGTTGTCATTAGTACTAGATGAGTTGGAATGGCTGCTTGAACTCTCTGATGATTTAGATGAGCTTACAGTTTCAGTTTGAGTGTGACCAAAGATAGATCCATATTCATCTTTGTTTAATGTTTCTCTTACTCTTTCTTTCTCAAGATGACTATTATAATCTTTATCAATAGTCTCTGTACGATTGTTTATGAGGtcacaaatttcttttgtgagcGTAACACAGGCTTCCATCCTTTTGACAATCTCTGCTGTGGTGTTACTGTTATGTAGAATGGGTTCGTACTGTAGTCTTACAGCATCATATTTTGCTTGAATGGTTTCCTGTAAATCATTGAGTTCTTCTAATGTACAGAGGGCCTTTAGTTTTTTCCTACTTTCTCTTGCCACCCACTTCCAAGAATCATAGACCTTGTGGAATGTTTTCTCACGTTTTTTGTTCTCTTGGATGTGCATCTCTTGGcctttttctgttagttttctttctctggagCTAGACCTGAGTGGCATGTCTACAGCATtatctgttttctctgttggaagtgacattttttgctttcttcaaCTGCTTTGGGTTCACTGAAGACACACTACGCCAATTCAGTTATGTTGTGAGCTTGTTCATGTGATGGTCCACTTTAACTTTATGGTTTATCTTGCCTGTGTGAGATCATTGGTCCGACTGGAGACAGCTGGCTTCCAGAAAGGATGGTGTCAGCTTCACTGCCGAAAGATCTGGTCTCTTGCGGTGAGTTTTCACTGTAGCGGCCACTTGGAATAAACAGCCAGACGCAGGGAGTTCCAAACGGGTGCAGTTTAATCTTTAGACACCGTGAAAACTGtagcatgaaataaaagaatacaGAATTGTTGTACATGCTTAACTTTTGTATAAAATTAGCATATTAATGTTCACACATACGAATACGTTGTCCTTAGCTCGTCAACACACAGTTtcgtttttaaacaaataaactaatgacgttctactgtttttaaataaacatttattattataaatcaCAATTGCACATATTCATACCTCATTCTGCTTTCCAAGGGCGCTATTTTAACgattttctttagctttcttCAGGATCTAACGCTGACTCATCACGCTTAGCAAGAACAGGAAGTGCAGAACCACAAAACACACGAAGAAGAAGTCTAGcgttattcaaaataaaagcacaaattaacCACAAGGTGTCACTGTTTGACTAATGAACAAGAAGgagaattttaacatttagtaGCCATTTACAGTGTTTCTTTAGTCCCTTGACTGTTACcccaaaaatgtttacatggGTATATGAATTAGCCATAAATAAAGGCAAGATAGATACATGGAGTCACTTTccacaggattttttttttcatataacacataaatatatgttttaatgtatattttgcCTTTTCTAGGGATGCACTGTTTTCACTTCCAATGCCcatacagatatctgaggtttagtgtTGTCTCATAACGatccaatacagaaaaacagtgctgaattgacttaagacattttcctgtgtttttttttaaacacagatgtaaatgtactcaattacaaatttatttgataactttgcacacttaaatacaccaatagttttacaaacatgtaaaaacaacacaacttcaATTTGTTCAGTGGGTGAAATTAGGAGCACAACGTTcaatgataaataaacaaactgacaaaaatgcAATGGCAATAAATAGTAAAGCATGACGTTGCTCAAAGTACAAAGCATAGAagtagactgaatagatctgcccttatggatcGGGTACATTGTCACAGGTAATCAatctagaaattttttttaatatcgggaccgatacagatattaatatcggatagGAGCATCTCTAGCTTTCACTAGTAAAAGAGATTGTGTGATATAATTCCTGAGAAGCAGCTCAgtaaattttgttcattttgcttGGAAGTAAAGCACCATTGAGCTCTGACATAACTTAGCTTtagtcagacagaaaaacatcgGGGAGCCGAATTAAACGTAGAATATTCACCTTACATCACCTTAAGGAATACTTGCCTTGCATCTCACAGCGGTCAGATTATAGCTAATGAATTAACTGGCTAAACTGAGTTAAGAGGTCAGCTATAATTAGTTGATGTTATCTAAGGACATTAGTAGCAGAGTGGTTTTCTCATTTATTGAAACTCTCACTGAGGCTCTTtgtattttcagcaaaaaaaaagaaaagaaaagaaaagaacaaatccCGCAATAACACCCGTTTTCTCTTCGTTTGTGTGATGCACAGACACAACTGGATGCCATGAGGCAAAACAAGATCCACACAGCGACCAACGCGCCCATTCCCAAAACGAGGGACGACAAGGGGGAGGTCAGGCCTCACCAGAGGGTTCATCGCATCTCCTCGGACGAAAACCGGCCCAAGACTGCCGTCACGGAGAGCCGCATCACCTCCATCCCAGAGATCACTGAGTCCTTCCAGAAGAGGCTGTGCTTCACTGACAAGAAAACCATGTGTCTGGTTAGAACTGATGTCTATGTTGCATAAAGAATATTATTTAACTtcttgattagttgtttttggtGAAGCCTGTCGGGATTAAGGAGTGCTTAGAGGGCATTAAGGTTCTGTTATCTTAATGTGCACGCAGGATAGAAGACATGTGAGATCTGCATGatgtaacaacaacaataaaaagctCCTATTAGCAGAACTTTCAGTCCTAAGTAAGGAGTTTCTGGGGAATCTAAATGTAACACTGTAACACTAATACAGATTTGTGACATCATTGTCCTCTCCTTGCGAATGGAATCCCTCACATGTCCCTTTGTAGTTTTGTATAAAAGTATCAGAAACAAAAGAGCTGCTGACACTGACGCTGAAAATCTCGTTCCTCTTGATGTTTCATAGAGCGATAAAGACAAGACATGCCTGATTTGCCATGAAGACATGTGCAAGAATGGAGAGGGAGTTCAAGAACTTCGCTGCACACACCGCTTCCACAAAGAGGTAAGAGGTCGTGTTCAGGACAGATCCACCGCAtacttcctgtctgtgttcAACGTGATCCCAAGCATGCCACAGATCAGATCTCAAATCTCAATCCTGCATGCGCATGACGGGGCCTGGTATGAAAACAGCGACCCAGTAGCTAATGACTCTGTAGATGCATGGAGCGTCCTCACAAACCGTTGACCCCCAACTTGGCGTTGACTGAGTCTGATGTCTCCTTCTGATGGGTGCTGAAGGAAGCCCGGCGGCTAGAGGCGAGCGCGCCGCGCAGAGGCAGCGACACAGTGGCCGGTCTGTTCAGGAGACTGACGGAGGAGAGGAGAAAGTCTGTGGATGGGTGGATTTCCTCAGCGAAGGAGCAGCTCGCCCCGAGTCGACAGCTTTCCCTGCGAAGGCATCGCTGAAATCTCTCAGAAGGGcgacatctttttttatttagtgattCCTACAATGATCAGGAGGATTCCttcttgctttatttcagcGTGTCTGAATCTGCAAATCCTGAAAATGTCTCCTGAAAGCTGACCTATGAGCTCTTTGGGTTTGGTCAGATTTTGGTGTTCTGGTTAACCTCTTCCCCTTCACAGTGAGGCACTAAATTTGCAGTAGTGTAAAGGTTTGAATTTACAATTAAAAGCAATAAGTTGTCAGAGAATCACTTAGTTTTTGTGActgtatgtaaataaatgtggtCATTTGAGTTTAATAATATGCAGTATTAGCTGTACCAGAGGGTTTTGTAGTCTATGAGCTTGAAGAGATCCTTGCAAAAGTCTTTAAAGTGTTTGAACTTTCCATTTTGTCAAGTTGCAACcccaaaattaaatgtattttcttgggATTTTGTGTGGTTGGCCCACAAAAagtgaagcagaaggaaaacgaTAGTGATTGAAGGGTTGCCCTGTATTTATCCCAATCCATCATTTCATTATCTATTAGTAGCTTCTTTGACCCCGTTTAAAGAAAACCTTATTCAGGGTGATGTACAGTGATAGTTTCTCGCATCTGAAAGCATTTTGCGTGAAGCAAGCCTCATTTTGGTCATTTCTGACTGGAGCATCATTTTTTCTTATGATTGCTGCGTTCCCTGCATGAACCTGCAGCAAACTGCAAATGAGTCTTCGTggatttcttttaacaatgtCTTCCTTTTTGCCACTTCTCCATTAAAGTCCAGATTGATGGTGTGTACAGTCTGTGCTGCTCTCCAGAGTTACTGTGAAATCTTTCCTTGGGtataaatacttctgcaagCTACAACACCTGGTGTAAACATTGTCTGTCAACTTACACTTTACATTAAAGAAATGCATGAAGTAGGTAAAACATCTgcatatgtgtatatgtatatttgaGTATGCTCAGACATCAATGTACTTTAATAGGTGACCCTGTTTTATTACAATCCAAGTGTGGACCTTGAAACCAGAGTTGCTATTGTGTTAAATTTCTCAGAactttggattatttttctaGTGAGACTCCCAGAAATAGTTTTTGCGGCATTAGTGGCCCGTATTTTTTGCGAGGAGAGCagggagaggggggaggacATGCGGTGGGGGTCGCCGGGActaggaatcgaacccgtgacgtcCGCGTCGATGACTGGGGCCTCCAaccgtggggcgtgctaaccccctgcgccaccacagcactccCCTGCTTTATCCATCTTTAAACACAGGAAACTGTTTTCTGAGGATCTCACAGGAAATGACATGCTGCCATGAGAACTTATGTGTATAAATCACCGACTCAGTTAGCCAATAAATGTGGGTGACGTTCCCGTCTGTTCTGTGGTGTTTCAGTGCATGGAGCAGTGGCTGTGGAAGAGGCAGACATGCCCCACGTGCCGCGCCCACGTCTCCGTCTTAAAGCCTCTCTACTGGTCTTCGTCCCGCACCACTGTCCCTTGACGGCCCTTGCACTTGCATGTTTATCCCTGTGACCTCCCAGCCGCTGAGACCTCCAGCACGTCCCAACTACTTTCCCTCTGCATGGCGACCCACTTCTAGATTGTCTTCTCGTCTCGGAGCGGCCCGGATCCTCCAGCTAGCAGACAGACTTTGCTGCCGAGCAATGAGATCTGAGGAGCTCACGTTTCGGGAGAACCTGCGGCCGTACTGGTCGGTCAGAACTGCTTACAGCAAAACTAAAGGACACACTAAGCGAACTCAGCTCCAGACAACAGGCAGCTTATTTGTATGTGTAACATCAGCTGAAACAAACTCCTACGAGGGAGGCTAATTCACAAAGGTTTTACCTCAATTTGTCATAAAAGTGGACTCTTAAAATTGCTGGTTGGatgaaaaacaagatatttCTGGTTATCTTGATGTCTCAGTCCTGGTTATGCCAAAGAACGACTGATTTGCCACAACAGCATAATGAGTGTGGGTTTTAATTAAAGATGATAATATCAAACGTGAATATTACCAAAaagtaagcagaaaaaaaaagtccacaacTTGAATTgctaaacaaacagaaaaatgaatcaACCCTGTCAATGGGTCTAAGAGAGGGTGAGATGGACAGCCATGCCTGGACACATAATCCCACTGTAAACTTGCACAAAATCAGAGACCGAGACTTGGGCAAATAGTGGAGAACAAATCAGATTTAATGAGCATCTGCAGATGGAGAACAGCACAGGCAGATTAAATCTGTCAGTGAGCTCTGAACAAGGTTACAGAGGATGCATCTTATATACAGATGTTTGCACTAAACATGGGTTGTGGctttgcaaaaagaaacaaaggaatgATACATTTCTAGAAATTATTCAGAGGTGCGAAACTAGTTCCTGCGcacatttttgcataaatgtaaCCACAGTCGTATACCACAAGATGAGCTTCCTTGTCTTGCTTGTATAGACTGTGGCGTGACTtctgcagagacaaacaacTTATCTGGTCTTAACAACGGAACCAACACCTTTTAATCATCTTCACACATAAAATTCTGAGAACTGCTAATAATGAAACAGCATGGTtaatgcaataaatgataaaacgTGATTAAACAATAAATTTCCTTTCAAAATTCCTCCCTTTTGTTCCATAAGGAACAATACAATAGCTAAAATTTATGTGAATATAATGCATGTTCTGACAGGAGAgacaacacaataaaacatcataaattaACCTTCCCAGCTGGTGTGGTTTGAGTTATTTCAATCACAGGTTGTGTTTGGAAGGCTGCTGTTTTTGTGAGGGACAGTCCTTTGATGGTTTAAGCAAAGGCAAAGAAggtataataaaaatagaaagtaaaaGGTATTATTTACAGGTGTTCTATGTGTCCTTTTATGGGGGTGGTCATTCGGGGCGCTCCAGTACAAACCTAACACCTTCTTCCCGGAGGTTCTGGAACTGGACATAAGTTTCAAATAGCATTTGCTGGACCTTGGGGTTTTCGAAAACATTTATGAGACAAGGTAGCTTCAGGTGTTGAGTCTTATGGACATGGTGGTGCCTTCAACATGGTTCATTTCAGCAGCGGTGGCTTCCTCTCCGAAGACGTTCTTACAAGACTGTGGGGCTCCGgtgttttgaaatgtgtttcttttttttctcatcaggtTATTGTTGGAAAGTCCTTGTAGGGAACGTGACTTCAACCTGCTGATGTTGTAGAATCGTGGTGGGGGTACTGTCATAGGCGGTGCTGGAGGCTCGAGTTGGAGTATGATGATGGCCGAGATGAGGAGGACCAGCATCCCAATGGTTCCTCCCAGGGCCGGCAGTTTCAGCAGTCTGGTGTTGTCATGCTGTCCCTGTTCGACGTTGCGTCTACAGGGTGGGCCTAAACCTAAGGTGCTTGTTAAATTCCTGGATTGGAGTTAGGGTTGAATCCTTGTCCTTTTTTTGGATTTCTTTAGTGTGGGCAGAACCGAGCCCAGTGTCCTCTCTGTCCACAGTTGTAGCAGGAGTCGCGGGAGCTGTATGTGTAGGGGCCTTGGTTTTGAGGTGGGCCTGGAGGACAGCCACGTTGTTGGAGGTTGATCAAAACCTGTAGTAGTCTTGGGACTGCTTGGTAAAAGGCTAATTGAGCATCTTCCatcatcttttcctttttcttttgctctttttcttttttgtcgaTGAACTTCTTGTATGCATGAGTGGCATGGCTTTTCATCTTAGT comes from Gambusia affinis linkage group LG10, SWU_Gaff_1.0, whole genome shotgun sequence and encodes:
- the lnp1 gene encoding leukemia NUP98 fusion partner 1 isoform X1; the encoded protein is MSLRLLPAIVMENDEDDDGNFTNWMSSYWGHGTDGGHSRERKRSFRRPSKTNLDRRASLPTVTQLDAMRQNKIHTATNAPIPKTRDDKGEVRPHQRVHRISSDENRPKTAVTESRITSIPEITESFQKRLCFTDKKTMCLSDKDKTCLICHEDMCKNGEGVQELRCTHRFHKEEARRLEASAPRRGSDTVAGLFRRLTEERRKSVDGWISSAKEQLAPSRQLSLRRHR
- the lnp1 gene encoding leukemia NUP98 fusion partner 1 isoform X2; its protein translation is MSLRLLPAIVMENDEDDDGNFTNWMSSYWGHGTDGGHSRERKRSFRRPSKTNLDRRASLPTVTQLDAMRQNKIHTATNAPIPKTRDDKGEVRPHQRVHRISSDENRPKTAVTESRITSIPEITESFQKRLCFTDKKTMCLSDKDKTCLICHEDMCKNGEGVQELRCTHRFHKECMEQWLWKRQTCPTCRAHVSVLKPLYWSSSRTTVP